One part of the Salinivirga cyanobacteriivorans genome encodes these proteins:
- a CDS encoding efflux RND transporter permease subunit — translation MSNRSFKLTNFAVDNRITVYFFTVLMIISGIWAYQSTPKEQFPEVVFPYFMVNTIYPGTSPSDMENLVTRPLEKELKSINGIKNLTSKSLQDVSLIVIEFETNVNQQKASQDVKDAVDKAKPDLPDNLLDEPEVTEIDLSEVPILNINMSGDLSLVRIKDLAEELQEDIEGLEEITRVDIVGALNREIQINVDLYKMQAAGLTFQTIGEAVAQENMTISGGQIDVGGMERTMRVIGEFQDVKEIENIVLRDGLFLKDVASVVDGFEDREDYARLNQDDVITLNVIKKSGKNLIQAIDKIKVMLADFEEKAPESLEITPTGDQSDMTRNNVSNLFNTIILGFLVVVVVLMFFMGVDNALFVAVAIPLSMLVAFIFLPVADFTLNMVVLMALILVLGIVVDNSIVVVENIYRHYMFTPNLPIAPAVKRGVGEVAIPVFSGTLTTMAPFFPLIFWTGIMGQFMMYIPVTIIITLAASMLVAYTMNPVFAVTFMRYRGDQERKVNHKKNIILAASGAGAGILFHLVSWPMIANLIIASVLLFLLVRYVLEGLIDKFQKRVIPGMMRSYQSTLRFLLKGRGAYIIVGSTVALLFITIFLTAQFGPKVVLFPENKDPDKIMVYLSMPSGTDIEKTDSVTSIIENRVMETLGENNSDVDYVISNVATNAGQDIFERTTQAKLAKVTVGFVDYEDRTGPHTEMYVNQFREALEGIPGADIIVDVEAMGPPTGKPINLEISGEDIDRLVTLSEDIHSYIVDTLKIEGIEELKTDMEVSKPEILVNINRRKARELGLSTAYIGSTLRTAIYGSEVSKFREGEDEYPIMVRLDKTYRDDIQTLMDQTLIVPTSNGRGVNNVPISSVVNVNYESSYGGIIRKDYERVITLSSNILDGYNANEIVEQLRNSLANYDMPDGYNWEFTGEQEDQQESASFLSLALFLAVGLIFIILVTQFNSITKPLIILVQVLFSIIGVLLGFIVFNIDISVILTGMGIIAVAGIVVKNAIILIDYADVSIDSNPKEAKVREKIIEAGRVRLTPVLLTAASTIFGLLPLAIGMNIDFASLFENLDPNIFFGGMSAVFWGPLAWTIIFGLAFATFLTLVVVPAMYFMWYVAKVRKERRKVHKAILQS, via the coding sequence ATGAGTAATAGAAGTTTTAAACTCACCAATTTTGCCGTTGATAATCGCATTACCGTGTACTTTTTCACGGTACTGATGATCATATCGGGAATCTGGGCCTATCAAAGTACGCCAAAAGAGCAGTTTCCCGAAGTGGTGTTCCCCTATTTCATGGTAAATACCATATATCCGGGCACCTCACCCTCAGATATGGAGAACCTTGTAACGCGACCACTGGAAAAAGAACTAAAAAGTATCAATGGTATAAAAAACCTTACCAGTAAATCGCTGCAGGATGTATCACTCATTGTAATCGAATTTGAAACCAATGTGAACCAACAAAAAGCCAGTCAGGATGTAAAAGACGCCGTTGATAAGGCCAAACCCGACCTGCCTGACAATTTGCTTGATGAACCAGAAGTTACAGAAATTGACCTTTCAGAAGTACCCATTCTAAACATTAACATGAGTGGAGACCTCAGCCTTGTTCGTATCAAAGATTTGGCCGAAGAGCTGCAAGAAGACATTGAAGGACTCGAAGAAATTACACGTGTTGATATTGTTGGTGCTTTGAACCGCGAAATTCAAATTAATGTCGACCTCTATAAAATGCAGGCCGCCGGGCTTACATTCCAAACCATTGGCGAAGCTGTGGCACAGGAAAACATGACCATTTCCGGCGGGCAAATTGATGTTGGAGGCATGGAACGCACAATGCGCGTCATAGGTGAATTTCAGGATGTAAAAGAAATCGAAAATATCGTACTACGCGATGGTTTGTTCCTAAAAGATGTGGCATCTGTAGTAGATGGTTTTGAGGACAGAGAAGACTATGCCCGCCTTAACCAGGATGACGTTATTACACTAAACGTTATTAAAAAGTCGGGTAAAAACCTCATTCAGGCCATTGATAAAATTAAAGTAATGCTGGCCGATTTTGAAGAAAAAGCTCCGGAAAGTCTTGAAATTACGCCTACCGGAGACCAAAGTGACATGACTCGAAACAATGTAAGCAACCTGTTCAATACCATAATTCTTGGATTTTTGGTAGTTGTAGTCGTACTCATGTTCTTTATGGGAGTTGACAATGCCCTTTTTGTGGCCGTTGCCATCCCGCTATCGATGCTTGTGGCATTTATATTCCTGCCCGTAGCCGACTTTACCCTCAACATGGTTGTGCTCATGGCACTAATACTGGTTTTAGGTATTGTAGTAGACAACTCCATTGTGGTAGTTGAAAATATATACAGGCACTACATGTTTACACCTAACCTACCCATTGCACCAGCCGTAAAACGCGGTGTGGGAGAAGTAGCCATTCCGGTTTTTTCTGGCACGCTAACCACAATGGCGCCATTTTTCCCACTCATTTTCTGGACCGGTATCATGGGCCAGTTCATGATGTACATTCCCGTAACCATAATCATTACCCTGGCAGCCTCAATGCTTGTGGCCTACACAATGAACCCGGTATTTGCCGTTACATTTATGCGCTACCGTGGCGACCAGGAGCGAAAAGTTAACCACAAGAAAAACATCATACTTGCAGCATCAGGCGCCGGAGCAGGAATTTTATTTCACCTTGTTAGCTGGCCAATGATTGCCAACCTGATTATTGCCTCGGTATTATTGTTTTTATTGGTGCGTTATGTGCTTGAAGGACTTATTGATAAGTTTCAGAAACGGGTAATTCCGGGAATGATGCGCAGTTATCAATCCACGCTGCGTTTCTTGCTGAAAGGTCGCGGAGCTTATATCATTGTGGGATCAACAGTTGCCTTACTATTCATCACAATTTTCCTCACCGCACAATTTGGCCCCAAAGTGGTACTATTCCCCGAAAACAAAGATCCGGATAAAATTATGGTATATCTGTCGATGCCTTCAGGCACCGATATTGAAAAAACCGATAGTGTTACCAGCATCATCGAAAACAGGGTGATGGAAACACTTGGAGAAAACAACTCTGATGTAGACTACGTAATATCTAACGTAGCAACCAATGCCGGACAGGATATTTTTGAGCGTACAACACAGGCCAAATTAGCCAAGGTTACCGTTGGCTTTGTCGATTACGAAGATCGAACTGGGCCACACACCGAAATGTACGTTAATCAATTCCGGGAAGCCCTGGAAGGAATTCCCGGAGCCGACATAATTGTTGATGTGGAAGCAATGGGCCCACCCACAGGTAAACCAATTAATCTCGAAATTTCAGGAGAAGATATCGATAGGCTGGTAACTTTATCAGAAGATATTCATAGCTATATTGTAGATACGCTTAAAATTGAGGGTATTGAAGAACTCAAAACCGATATGGAAGTGAGCAAACCAGAAATATTGGTCAATATTAACCGCCGTAAAGCACGTGAACTGGGTCTGAGCACAGCCTATATCGGATCTACCCTGCGTACAGCAATCTATGGCAGCGAAGTATCGAAATTCCGCGAAGGCGAAGATGAATACCCCATTATGGTGCGCCTCGACAAAACATACAGGGACGATATACAGACACTTATGGATCAAACACTTATTGTGCCTACTTCCAATGGTCGGGGAGTGAATAATGTCCCCATTTCATCCGTAGTAAATGTAAACTATGAGTCGTCTTATGGTGGCATTATACGCAAAGACTATGAGCGGGTAATTACATTGTCTTCAAACATCCTGGATGGATACAATGCCAACGAAATAGTAGAGCAACTAAGAAATTCCCTTGCAAACTATGATATGCCCGACGGCTACAACTGGGAGTTTACGGGAGAACAAGAGGACCAACAGGAAAGTGCATCATTCCTGAGTTTAGCACTGTTTCTTGCAGTTGGATTAATTTTTATAATTCTGGTTACACAGTTTAATTCTATTACAAAACCTCTGATAATTCTGGTACAGGTGCTTTTCAGTATCATCGGTGTACTGCTCGGATTCATAGTTTTCAATATTGATATTTCCGTAATTCTCACGGGAATGGGAATTATTGCTGTGGCTGGTATTGTGGTCAAAAATGCCATTATACTCATTGACTACGCCGATGTATCGATTGATAGTAATCCAAAAGAAGCCAAAGTACGTGAAAAAATTATTGAGGCAGGTCGTGTACGTCTGACTCCCGTATTGCTTACAGCAGCTTCTACAATTTTTGGTTTGCTGCCACTGGCCATTGGCATGAATATCGACTTTGCTTCGTTGTTCGAAAACCTTGACCCAAATATTTTCTTTGGAGGTATGAGCGCCGTATTCTGGGGTCCACTCGCCTGGACCATCATTTTTGGATTGGCATTCGCTACATTCCTAACTCTGGTTGTAGTTCCTGCTATGTACTTCATGTGGTATGTAGCCAAGGTACGCAAAGAGCGCAGAAAAGTGCATAAAGCCATATTACAATCATAA
- a CDS encoding TolC family protein, producing the protein MRKLIILPVIMLFSALGWAQNETSQATDSVMSLQQAINYALEHNHDVQKAELEVLKAKKKVWETTAIGLPQVSASGAYSYMLTVPDALEQFSSLGDMFEPIYQAIGTNSTALVEAGLLDPSAVPQGPSDGGGETTSTDDLRTTATLDVSVSQLIFNGSYIVGLQASKTYKQLSKYMEQQSIVDLRETVTNAYAGVLIAKESMQVLDEILKTTQESIKEMEAMYEEGFVENTDVDQLRLTAATIETNKKNLKLQTKIAKEMLKLSLGMELEHPLQLADDLETVMSQNNVTTAKGFDFDVTQNINYQLLDTQEKLKELDVKNVKAEFLPTVAAFYNHQENFNDKAFNLQPRDVVGVNVEIPIFTSWGRMSKLKQREIELEQTRHDKANAANGLKIQYRNTLNQYLTALNTYGNNKSNMDLAKRIYEKTQVKYKEGVSTSFDLSQAQNQYLQAQSNYFQSIMKLIEAKASLDKLSYQYQPIEN; encoded by the coding sequence ATGAGAAAACTAATTATTTTACCAGTCATTATGCTGTTTTCTGCTTTGGGATGGGCTCAAAATGAAACGTCTCAGGCTACCGACAGTGTAATGTCGCTCCAGCAAGCGATAAATTATGCGCTGGAGCACAACCACGATGTGCAAAAAGCTGAACTTGAAGTGCTGAAAGCCAAGAAGAAAGTATGGGAAACCACTGCCATAGGCCTGCCCCAGGTATCGGCCTCGGGTGCTTATTCCTATATGCTTACCGTTCCCGATGCGTTGGAACAATTCTCCAGCCTGGGCGATATGTTTGAACCAATATACCAGGCCATCGGTACTAATTCAACAGCTCTGGTGGAGGCCGGACTGCTGGATCCAAGTGCTGTTCCGCAAGGGCCATCAGATGGAGGAGGAGAAACCACATCGACCGACGATCTCCGTACAACAGCTACACTCGATGTTTCGGTTTCGCAGCTCATTTTTAACGGCTCTTATATTGTAGGTTTGCAAGCCTCCAAAACCTACAAACAATTGTCCAAATACATGGAACAACAATCAATTGTAGATTTAAGAGAGACCGTTACCAATGCATATGCCGGAGTTTTAATTGCCAAAGAGAGTATGCAGGTGCTGGATGAAATATTAAAAACCACACAGGAAAGTATTAAGGAAATGGAGGCGATGTATGAAGAGGGTTTTGTAGAAAACACCGATGTGGACCAATTGCGTCTCACGGCGGCAACCATTGAAACCAACAAGAAAAATCTCAAATTACAGACAAAAATAGCCAAAGAGATGCTTAAGCTCTCGTTGGGCATGGAGCTGGAACACCCGCTACAGCTAGCTGACGACCTGGAAACCGTAATGTCGCAAAACAATGTAACCACTGCCAAAGGATTCGACTTCGATGTAACCCAAAACATCAACTATCAATTACTCGATACCCAGGAAAAGCTGAAAGAGCTCGATGTAAAAAATGTAAAAGCTGAATTTCTACCCACAGTCGCTGCATTTTACAACCATCAGGAAAACTTTAACGACAAAGCATTTAACCTGCAACCGCGCGACGTGGTGGGAGTCAATGTAGAGATACCCATTTTTACAAGCTGGGGTCGCATGTCGAAACTTAAACAAAGGGAAATTGAGCTGGAACAAACCCGGCACGATAAAGCCAATGCTGCCAACGGGCTGAAGATACAATACAGAAATACCCTCAATCAATATTTGACAGCACTAAACACTTATGGCAATAATAAATCGAACATGGACCTGGCCAAACGTATTTATGAAAAGACCCAGGTTAAATACAAAGAGGGCGTTTCGACCAGTTTCGACCTATCGCAGGCACAGAATCAATATCTGCAGGCACAAAGCAATTATTTCCAGTCCATAATGAAATTAATTGAAGCTAAAGCAAGCCTCGATAAACTCTCGTACCAATACCAACCTATTGAAAATTAA
- a CDS encoding TetR/AcrR family transcriptional regulator, with product MNEKLDEIIVESARLFRQYGVRSVSMEDIARGLGVSKKTLYQYVSNKNELVEKILDFTCKRQVELLNMVAEKGTNAIDALLEMSQLINEEMELFTPAVTFDLQKYYPEIFRKHIEQSQKFAYDAVYQNLQQGIEQGLYRKEINPDVVATLYINKIEDMHDPDFYSKNNITFEMIFETMFENHVRGIANQKGIEYFEKRKKNYQFK from the coding sequence ATGAATGAAAAATTAGATGAAATAATAGTCGAATCAGCCCGCCTCTTCAGGCAATATGGCGTGAGGAGTGTCTCAATGGAAGACATCGCCCGTGGGCTGGGAGTGTCGAAAAAAACACTTTATCAATACGTAAGCAACAAAAACGAGCTGGTGGAAAAAATTTTAGATTTCACCTGCAAGCGCCAGGTTGAGCTACTTAATATGGTAGCAGAAAAAGGTACTAATGCCATCGATGCTTTGCTGGAAATGAGCCAGTTGATTAATGAAGAAATGGAGCTCTTTACACCTGCTGTGACTTTTGATCTGCAAAAGTATTACCCGGAAATATTTCGCAAGCATATAGAGCAATCTCAAAAATTTGCCTACGATGCAGTTTATCAAAACCTGCAGCAAGGCATAGAGCAAGGACTTTATCGTAAAGAAATAAACCCGGATGTAGTGGCAACGCTCTACATCAACAAAATTGAAGATATGCACGATCCGGATTTCTACAGTAAAAACAACATCACCTTTGAAATGATTTTTGAAACCATGTTCGAAAATCACGTGCGGGGTATAGCCAACCAAAAAGGCATTGAATATTTCGAAAAACGAAAAAAAAATTACCAATTTAAATAA
- a CDS encoding efflux RND transporter periplasmic adaptor subunit, producing MKKLQYTFWILAISLITGACSTNDQEKVSTQKKEIVQPVKVLTLEKIEINRSINYTSTLQAFEHVDYAPSQPGRINKIFVDVGDRVTKGQTLVKMDKTQLTQALLQVENARTHFYRMDTLRKLNSISEQQYDQAKTQYEQAVSNLEFLKENTTLKAPFSGIITEKYFEEGELYSAAPNTQSGKSAIITLMQLSPLKAIVHITENYFPEIREGMKATITTDIYPDQKFTGVVSQVYPVIDAATRTFKVEIKVNNPEKKLRPGMFTKVFIDLKDDKALMVPAISVVKQEGTNNRYVFIHNNGRAQKIRVKIGDRYNDKVELRSDKLKPGMDIIIAGQGKLMDGDKVQIRN from the coding sequence ATGAAAAAACTACAATATACCTTTTGGATACTGGCAATATCATTAATAACCGGCGCTTGTTCCACAAATGATCAAGAAAAAGTCAGCACACAGAAAAAAGAAATTGTGCAACCCGTAAAAGTGCTGACCCTTGAGAAAATTGAAATAAACAGGTCCATAAATTATACATCAACATTACAGGCATTTGAACATGTCGACTATGCTCCTTCTCAACCAGGACGAATCAATAAAATTTTTGTAGATGTGGGCGACCGGGTAACAAAAGGCCAAACGCTGGTAAAAATGGACAAAACGCAACTCACCCAGGCTCTGTTACAGGTCGAAAATGCAAGAACACATTTCTACCGTATGGATACTCTGAGAAAACTAAACAGCATTTCTGAACAACAATATGACCAGGCAAAAACGCAATACGAACAGGCTGTTTCAAACCTCGAGTTTCTTAAAGAAAACACTACTCTAAAAGCCCCTTTTAGTGGTATAATTACTGAAAAATATTTTGAAGAAGGTGAATTGTATTCCGCTGCACCTAATACCCAATCAGGGAAATCAGCAATTATTACGCTTATGCAATTGTCACCGTTGAAAGCAATCGTGCATATCACAGAAAATTATTTTCCTGAGATTCGGGAAGGAATGAAAGCTACAATTACTACCGATATATACCCGGACCAAAAATTCACTGGTGTTGTTAGTCAGGTATATCCGGTTATTGATGCTGCCACCCGCACGTTTAAAGTAGAAATAAAAGTAAATAACCCGGAGAAAAAACTACGGCCCGGAATGTTTACAAAAGTTTTTATCGACTTAAAAGATGATAAAGCACTAATGGTTCCGGCGATTTCTGTAGTTAAACAAGAAGGCACCAACAATAGATACGTCTTTATTCATAATAACGGTAGAGCTCAAAAAATCAGGGTGAAAATCGGAGATCGATACAATGATAAAGTAGAGCTGCGTTCTGATAAACTTAAGCCTGGAATGGATATTATTATAGCCGGACAGGGCAAGCTTATGGACGGAGATAAAGTACAAATCCGGAACTAA
- a CDS encoding TolC family protein, which produces MNLKTIFLNFSAILTIATTYGQSAIEFSVHEAQAYAIENNLQLQNARQDVNIAEQQYKETRGQGLPQVDGTLDYMTNFNYEAEIEFGGGASSEPPTIDYTQLDAGDMELMKLLQGFTSSSTGGSTIVMEDQSSATVQISQLIFGGQYWVGLQTSRIGKELARQQVNITELDVKQSVANIYQLILVTEKITDVLTKNLENLRSLKVHTKNMYEAGIAEQTDVDQIAVSISQLENQYKSMKRNINLSYNRLRFQLGLESDQEITLTDSLNTFLKPLDKIDRMAESFDITKNPNYQMIKTQKKLQEKMVDMEKWAYAPTLTGFYSYTEKIMTTGFDLSPNNAAGLNLSIPIFSSGIRKAKVEKAKIELDKANRSKEMLEEQLKLQNNQLRFEFASAFDNYTTQKENVQVARRILKNMQDKYKQGVISTIDLTQANSNYLEAESTYLNAVLELMQADLNLKKLYNNL; this is translated from the coding sequence ATGAACCTTAAAACTATCTTTTTAAATTTTTCTGCAATACTTACTATTGCAACCACCTATGGCCAGTCGGCAATAGAGTTTTCAGTGCATGAAGCACAAGCATATGCCATTGAAAACAATTTACAACTGCAAAACGCCCGGCAGGATGTAAACATAGCTGAACAGCAATATAAAGAAACACGGGGTCAGGGATTGCCTCAGGTTGATGGAACCCTCGATTACATGACCAACTTTAATTACGAAGCAGAAATCGAGTTTGGAGGAGGTGCCTCATCGGAGCCACCAACGATAGATTACACACAACTCGATGCAGGTGACATGGAATTAATGAAACTGCTTCAGGGCTTCACATCATCCTCTACCGGAGGTTCGACCATTGTAATGGAAGATCAGTCCAGTGCAACGGTGCAAATCTCACAGCTAATTTTTGGTGGTCAGTACTGGGTAGGCTTGCAAACATCCCGTATCGGGAAAGAACTGGCTCGCCAACAAGTAAATATTACGGAACTAGATGTTAAACAAAGTGTTGCCAATATTTACCAACTAATTTTGGTTACAGAAAAAATTACCGATGTATTAACCAAAAACCTTGAAAATCTAAGGTCATTAAAAGTACATACCAAAAACATGTATGAGGCAGGAATTGCAGAACAGACCGATGTGGATCAAATTGCTGTAAGCATTTCGCAACTTGAGAACCAGTATAAGTCAATGAAACGCAACATAAACCTAAGCTACAACAGGCTGCGCTTTCAACTTGGACTGGAGTCGGATCAGGAAATCACTCTTACCGATTCTCTTAATACATTCCTAAAACCACTTGATAAAATAGACCGAATGGCTGAATCATTCGACATAACTAAAAACCCAAACTACCAAATGATAAAAACACAGAAAAAACTACAGGAGAAAATGGTGGACATGGAAAAATGGGCCTACGCTCCTACCCTCACAGGTTTCTATAGTTATACAGAAAAAATCATGACCACAGGCTTCGACCTAAGTCCAAATAATGCAGCTGGTTTAAACCTCTCTATTCCTATTTTCTCAAGTGGAATAAGAAAAGCAAAAGTGGAAAAAGCAAAAATTGAGCTTGACAAAGCCAATCGCAGCAAAGAAATGCTTGAAGAACAATTGAAGCTTCAAAACAATCAATTACGTTTCGAATTTGCATCGGCTTTCGATAATTATACCACACAAAAAGAAAATGTACAGGTAGCCAGACGAATCTTAAAAAATATGCAGGATAAGTACAAACAAGGCGTTATTTCTACAATTGACCTTACCCAGGCAAACTCCAACTACCTTGAAGCAGAAAGCACTTATCTGAATGCCGTACTTGAATTAATGCAGGCAGACCTGAATTTGAAAAAACTTTACAATAACCTATAA
- a CDS encoding endonuclease domain-containing protein — translation MVYKSRSTDDNLHLGANGKRFSDAKFMRKNPTETEKILWQALRNRQLKGYKFRRQHPLFHFIADFYCHEVKLVVEIDGDYHQDITQKEKDEGRTYELTKYDIKVIRFKNEEVLNNLNDVLTQITKFIKSIET, via the coding sequence ATGGTTTATAAGTCCCGGAGCACAGATGATAATCTTCATCTAGGTGCCAATGGTAAACGTTTCAGTGATGCCAAATTTATGCGCAAAAATCCTACAGAAACAGAAAAAATTCTGTGGCAAGCATTAAGAAACCGGCAATTGAAAGGATATAAATTCCGTCGGCAACACCCATTATTCCATTTTATTGCCGACTTTTATTGCCATGAAGTTAAATTGGTTGTTGAAATTGATGGGGACTACCATCAAGACATAACTCAAAAGGAAAAAGACGAAGGCAGAACTTATGAGTTAACCAAATATGATATAAAAGTAATCCGTTTCAAAAATGAAGAAGTTTTAAATAATTTAAATGATGTATTGACACAAATTACAAAATTCATTAAAAGTATAGAAACATAA
- a CDS encoding GbsR/MarR family transcriptional regulator — protein MDKKERLQLQKDLIETIGRNYEQDGLQPVAARISALLMVMDKEEFTFDEIVDELQVSKSSASVGLKVLQARNMIEYITYPGDRKRYFRIRILDSFHLIDEFRRKISEKKEILSQTISLKEDPNSRNSQFFKSLIKMTDLFLDNYEKLKEQYLKNM, from the coding sequence ATGGACAAAAAAGAAAGATTACAGCTACAAAAAGACCTGATAGAAACCATAGGACGCAATTATGAGCAAGATGGATTACAACCTGTGGCAGCCCGCATATCAGCTTTACTGATGGTTATGGACAAGGAGGAATTTACTTTTGATGAAATAGTAGATGAACTTCAGGTAAGCAAAAGTTCTGCAAGTGTTGGACTAAAAGTTCTTCAGGCAAGAAACATGATAGAATATATAACTTATCCGGGAGACCGGAAACGCTATTTTCGAATCAGAATTTTAGATTCATTTCACCTTATAGATGAATTTAGAAGGAAAATATCAGAAAAAAAAGAGATTTTATCCCAAACAATCAGTCTAAAAGAAGATCCGAATTCACGCAACAGTCAGTTTTTTAAAAGCCTGATAAAAATGACAGACTTATTTTTGGACAATTATGAAAAACTTAAAGAACAATATTTAAAAAACATGTAA
- a CDS encoding efflux RND transporter periplasmic adaptor subunit, with amino-acid sequence MNKVIIILTTIVLAATACTKDKNTQLKELKAERDQLNAQITKLEKELTQSGDLKKHVNKTYVTTQQVKPIVFRHFVEVKGSVESDNNIFVPAEQPGIVTNVLVKEGQMVKKGQLMAKIDDDIIERQIGQLETNLELATTVYERQKRLWEKEIGSEIEYLQAKTNKESAEKQLKVLQKQLEMTRIESPINGMVDEIIIKEGEMAAAGKSGIRVVGTGKLKIKANLSEAYFGQVTKGDTAIVTIPALNADFKRPIFAVARAIDAGNRTFGIDIRPPHKLDISPNMLAVVIVNDYTNRNAITVPVNVVQTDNKGEFLFVAKKQGDKWIAERRSVEVNKNYKGQAEIVSGVNAGDHIITAGYQDVANDQVITLEQ; translated from the coding sequence ATGAACAAAGTAATAATCATTCTGACAACAATTGTGCTGGCTGCAACGGCATGTACAAAAGATAAAAACACACAGCTGAAAGAACTGAAAGCTGAAAGAGATCAACTCAATGCCCAAATCACTAAACTTGAAAAAGAGTTAACACAAAGTGGTGATTTAAAGAAGCATGTGAACAAAACATATGTGACAACTCAACAGGTAAAACCTATAGTTTTCCGCCATTTTGTTGAAGTTAAAGGAAGTGTAGAAAGCGACAATAACATCTTTGTACCGGCAGAGCAACCCGGAATTGTAACCAATGTGCTCGTAAAAGAGGGCCAGATGGTAAAAAAAGGTCAATTAATGGCCAAAATAGATGATGACATTATTGAGCGGCAAATTGGTCAGCTCGAAACCAACCTTGAACTCGCCACCACAGTTTATGAAAGACAAAAGCGCCTGTGGGAAAAAGAGATCGGTTCTGAAATAGAGTACCTGCAGGCCAAAACCAACAAAGAATCGGCTGAAAAGCAGTTAAAAGTTCTGCAAAAACAACTGGAGATGACCCGCATAGAATCTCCAATAAACGGAATGGTCGATGAAATAATAATCAAAGAAGGTGAAATGGCAGCAGCAGGTAAATCAGGAATTCGCGTTGTAGGAACAGGCAAACTAAAAATTAAAGCCAACCTTTCTGAAGCCTATTTTGGTCAGGTAACCAAAGGCGACACAGCAATTGTAACTATTCCTGCCCTGAATGCTGATTTTAAGCGCCCCATTTTTGCAGTTGCCCGGGCCATTGATGCCGGCAACCGCACGTTTGGTATCGATATTCGTCCACCACACAAACTCGATATTTCCCCAAACATGCTCGCTGTAGTTATAGTAAATGATTACACTAACCGCAATGCCATTACAGTCCCAGTAAATGTGGTACAAACCGATAATAAGGGTGAATTTCTTTTCGTAGCCAAAAAACAGGGTGATAAATGGATTGCAGAACGCCGCTCAGTTGAAGTAAACAAAAACTATAAAGGACAGGCCGAAATAGTAAGCGGTGTAAATGCCGGTGACCATATCATAACTGCCGGTTACCAGGATGTGGCCAACGACCAGGTAATTACCCTTGAACAATAA